A window of Microbacterium luteolum contains these coding sequences:
- a CDS encoding SDR family oxidoreductase, with translation MSAHTTESFDARLHDRTIVLIGGGSGIGLEVARRSLTLGAEVVLGGRTPSRLEAAVAELGPRARWSTVDTSDEESITRFFADVPTVDGIFTTAADYVVGSMRDLDPQAATSPFESKFWGQYRVVHAALDLLSPEASIVLMSGAASVRPPAAAPAYVAANAAIEGLARGLAVELAPVRVNAVSPGTIDGNLWANRDEAARETAFAQFSADTLLGRPGTEGEVADAVIHLFVNGYTTGSTLYVDGGYSLR, from the coding sequence ATGTCAGCGCACACCACGGAATCGTTCGACGCCCGCCTCCACGATCGGACGATCGTCCTCATCGGGGGCGGCTCCGGGATCGGCCTCGAGGTCGCGCGACGATCCCTCACCCTCGGAGCCGAGGTCGTGCTGGGCGGGCGCACGCCGAGCCGGCTCGAGGCCGCGGTCGCCGAACTCGGGCCGCGAGCCCGCTGGAGCACGGTCGACACCTCCGACGAGGAGTCGATCACCCGCTTCTTCGCCGACGTCCCGACCGTCGACGGCATCTTCACCACCGCGGCCGACTATGTCGTCGGGTCGATGCGAGACCTGGATCCGCAGGCGGCCACTTCCCCCTTCGAGTCCAAGTTCTGGGGGCAGTATCGGGTCGTGCACGCCGCCCTGGACCTGCTCTCCCCCGAGGCCTCGATCGTCCTGATGTCCGGAGCGGCGAGCGTGCGCCCGCCCGCCGCCGCGCCCGCGTACGTCGCTGCCAACGCGGCGATCGAAGGCCTCGCGCGCGGCCTGGCCGTCGAACTCGCACCGGTCCGCGTCAACGCGGTGTCGCCCGGGACGATCGACGGCAACCTCTGGGCGAACCGCGACGAGGCGGCCCGCGAGACCGCCTTCGCGCAGTTCAGCGCCGATACCCTGCTCGGTCGCCCCGGCACCGAAGGCGAAGTGGCGGATGCCGTCATCCACCTGTTCGTCAACGGCTACACGACCGGCTCGACGCTCTACGTCGACGGCGGGTATTCGCTGCGCTGA
- a CDS encoding purine-cytosine permease family protein gives MATTAHADDFALSRVRPEAQKPWFGIAVQRFGQVSALSQFLLGATLGYSMTFGEAFLALLLGSIILEVIMCIVGIIGQKEGLNTALLARWTGFGEVGASLVGLAIGISLIGWFGIQSAISAESLDALMPGALPIWAWSLLFGLAVTAIVAFGFKGMQWLANITVPLFLVLVGWSVISELVDHDLGELLTGPAPGPTMSVWAGTGIVAGGLIVGAIITADMTRFNRSRADVIKQTVVGVSLGEFVIGLAGVLLAHAAASGNIVAIVTSSIGFVGLIIVITGTLKINDWNLYSSTLGLVNFISTAFNKNLHRVTTTIVLGVVGSVLAAVGILGQFAGFLIILGVAFPPIAGIMVAEYFIVRRWRPELDASRETGRLPETAPRIVPATLVIWLVSAVAGYVITWGIPPVLSLILSMVLYVIAGKLGWVRGVGTARTAQPELETDAAPDAVPGLGATN, from the coding sequence ATGGCCACCACGGCACACGCCGACGATTTCGCCCTCAGTCGCGTCCGTCCGGAAGCGCAGAAGCCCTGGTTCGGGATCGCGGTTCAGCGATTCGGTCAGGTCTCCGCTCTCTCGCAGTTCCTGCTGGGCGCCACGCTCGGCTACAGCATGACGTTCGGCGAGGCCTTCCTCGCACTCCTCCTCGGCTCGATCATCCTCGAAGTGATCATGTGCATCGTCGGCATCATCGGTCAGAAGGAAGGGCTCAACACGGCCCTCCTGGCCCGATGGACCGGATTCGGAGAGGTCGGCGCCTCCCTCGTCGGGCTCGCGATCGGCATCAGCCTGATCGGGTGGTTCGGCATCCAGAGCGCGATCTCCGCCGAGTCGCTCGATGCCCTCATGCCCGGCGCCCTGCCGATCTGGGCGTGGAGCCTGCTCTTCGGCCTCGCGGTCACCGCGATCGTCGCCTTCGGATTCAAGGGCATGCAGTGGCTGGCGAACATCACCGTGCCGCTGTTCCTGGTCCTCGTCGGGTGGTCGGTGATCAGCGAACTCGTCGATCACGACCTGGGCGAGCTGCTCACCGGACCCGCTCCCGGCCCGACCATGAGCGTGTGGGCGGGGACCGGCATCGTCGCCGGCGGTCTCATCGTCGGCGCGATCATCACCGCCGACATGACGCGCTTCAACCGGTCCCGTGCCGACGTGATCAAGCAGACCGTCGTCGGCGTCTCTCTGGGCGAGTTCGTGATCGGCCTCGCCGGCGTACTCCTGGCGCACGCCGCTGCTTCGGGCAACATCGTCGCGATCGTCACTTCGTCGATCGGCTTCGTGGGCCTGATCATCGTGATCACAGGAACCCTGAAGATCAACGACTGGAACCTCTACTCGTCGACGCTCGGACTCGTCAACTTCATCTCCACCGCGTTCAACAAGAACCTCCACCGCGTCACCACGACGATCGTCCTCGGTGTCGTCGGCTCGGTGCTCGCCGCCGTCGGCATCCTCGGTCAGTTCGCGGGCTTCCTCATCATCCTCGGAGTGGCGTTCCCCCCGATCGCGGGCATCATGGTCGCCGAGTACTTCATCGTGCGCCGCTGGCGTCCCGAGCTCGATGCGAGCAGGGAGACCGGCCGCCTTCCCGAGACGGCACCGCGCATCGTCCCGGCCACACTCGTGATCTGGCTCGTGTCGGCGGTCGCCGGCTACGTCATCACGTGGGGCATCCCTCCCGTGCTGTCGCTGATCCTCTCGATGGTCCTGTACGTCATCGCGGGCAAGCTCGGCTGGGTGCGCGGCGTCGGCACGGCTCGCACGGCGCAGCCCGAACTCGAGACGGATGCCGCCCCCGACGCGGTACCCGGTCTCGGCGCCACCAACTGA
- a CDS encoding hydantoinase/oxoprolinase family protein: protein MHIGIDVGGTNTDAVLMDGTHTLAAVKHATTEDVTTGIVQAIDALRSGHHFDGENISAVMIGTTHFINALVEAKRLAPTAALRLGLPATKALPPLVDWPAGLVEAIQGRSYLAHGGYEFDGRPISPLDPDELREHAADMRANGIRSVAISSVFSPVNHDLEVEAARIIAEELGDDVAISLSHEIGRIGLLERENATIINAALRELASEIVDGLTAAVRRQGIQAPIFLSQNDGTLMDEDYVRLYPVATFASGPTNSMRGAALTSGLATCAVVDIGGTTTDIGLLINGFPRETANEVKVAGIRTNFRMPDVLSIGIGGGSIVNEETGEVGPESVGYRLTTEALVFGGSTLTATDIAVAAGRADIGDASKVAHLDDAFVERVLNRIGERVAEAVDRMRTSPEPIPVVAVGGGSILVSGELPIFGAAQRPENYAVANAIGASIAQVGGEIDKVYAIEPGRREEAIAAVRAEAVDKAIAAGAFPASVEIVDFDEVPIPYLPGNATRIRVKAVGDLDMGGVR, encoded by the coding sequence ATGCACATCGGAATCGATGTCGGCGGAACCAACACCGATGCCGTCCTCATGGACGGCACGCACACGCTGGCGGCGGTGAAGCACGCGACGACCGAGGACGTGACGACCGGCATCGTCCAGGCGATCGACGCCCTGCGCTCCGGCCACCACTTCGACGGCGAGAACATCTCCGCCGTGATGATCGGCACGACCCACTTCATCAACGCCCTCGTCGAGGCCAAGCGTCTCGCACCAACCGCGGCGCTGCGTCTCGGGCTGCCCGCCACGAAGGCCCTCCCGCCGCTCGTCGACTGGCCCGCCGGTCTCGTCGAGGCGATCCAGGGCCGGAGCTACCTCGCACACGGCGGCTACGAGTTCGACGGGCGGCCGATCTCTCCGCTCGATCCGGACGAACTCCGCGAGCACGCCGCCGACATGCGTGCCAACGGCATCCGCTCCGTCGCGATCTCGTCCGTCTTCAGCCCCGTCAACCACGACCTCGAAGTCGAGGCGGCGCGGATCATCGCCGAAGAGCTCGGCGACGATGTGGCGATCTCCCTCTCGCACGAGATCGGCCGGATCGGACTGCTCGAGCGGGAGAACGCCACGATCATCAACGCCGCGCTCCGCGAGCTCGCATCCGAGATCGTCGACGGCCTGACGGCTGCGGTGCGCAGGCAGGGCATCCAGGCGCCGATCTTCCTCAGCCAGAACGACGGAACGCTCATGGACGAGGACTACGTGCGCCTGTACCCGGTCGCGACCTTCGCGTCCGGCCCGACGAACTCGATGCGCGGCGCGGCACTGACCAGCGGTCTCGCGACGTGCGCCGTCGTCGACATCGGCGGCACGACCACCGACATCGGCCTGCTCATCAACGGCTTCCCCCGCGAGACGGCGAACGAGGTGAAGGTGGCCGGCATCCGCACCAACTTCCGGATGCCGGACGTGCTGTCGATCGGAATCGGCGGCGGGTCCATCGTGAACGAGGAGACCGGCGAGGTCGGGCCCGAATCCGTGGGCTACCGGCTCACGACCGAGGCGCTCGTGTTCGGCGGGTCGACGCTCACCGCGACCGACATCGCCGTCGCGGCCGGTCGCGCCGACATCGGCGACGCCTCGAAGGTCGCCCACCTCGATGACGCGTTCGTCGAACGGGTCCTGAACCGGATCGGCGAGCGGGTCGCGGAGGCGGTGGACCGCATGCGCACCTCGCCCGAACCGATCCCGGTGGTGGCCGTCGGCGGCGGCTCGATCCTCGTCTCGGGGGAGCTCCCGATCTTCGGCGCCGCGCAGCGCCCCGAGAACTACGCGGTCGCGAACGCGATCGGCGCCTCCATCGCGCAGGTCGGCGGCGAGATCGACAAGGTCTACGCGATCGAGCCCGGTCGCCGGGAGGAGGCGATCGCCGCGGTGCGGGCGGAGGCCGTCGACAAGGCCATCGCCGCCGGTGCCTTCCCCGCCTCGGTCGAGATCGTCGACTTCGACGAGGTCCCGATCCCGTATCTCCCCGGCAACGCCACCCGCATTCGGGTCAAGGCCGTCGGCGACCTCGACATGGGCGGTGTGCGATGA
- a CDS encoding DUF917 domain-containing protein — MSWTITRDVIPGLARGAAVLGTGGGGDPYIGALLASQALRLHGDVTVVSLDEVPDDALVLTVAMMGAPTVMVEKLPSLDEVTAPVRALGAALGRAVTHIACAEVGGVNSTIPIAAAAALGLPLIDGDGMGRAFPELQMVLPTLYGIDASPLAFSDEKGNVGVLNTVDNSWTERIARVACVEMGCSVMISGFRMSGAQAREALVADSLSLCREIGEGIDSAREAKTDPVAQVVALLGGRELFDGKVVDVERATTTGFARGRARIEGVDSALELSFQNEHLIATLDGQTLVTTPDLIIVLDHDSGEPITTEGLRYGQRVRVIAAPSDERWHGAAALAMVGPGYFGYDLPSHRFDGRVETIAEEDAA; from the coding sequence ATGAGCTGGACGATCACCCGCGACGTCATCCCGGGACTCGCCCGCGGAGCAGCCGTGCTCGGCACCGGCGGCGGCGGCGATCCGTACATCGGAGCCCTGCTCGCCTCGCAGGCGCTGCGCCTCCACGGCGACGTCACGGTCGTCTCGCTCGACGAGGTGCCGGATGACGCGCTGGTCCTGACAGTAGCGATGATGGGTGCACCCACGGTGATGGTCGAGAAGCTCCCGAGTCTCGACGAGGTCACAGCCCCCGTGCGGGCGCTGGGAGCGGCCCTCGGCCGCGCCGTCACGCACATCGCGTGCGCGGAGGTCGGCGGCGTCAACTCGACGATCCCGATCGCCGCGGCCGCCGCGCTCGGTCTGCCGCTCATCGACGGCGACGGCATGGGCCGCGCGTTCCCCGAGCTCCAGATGGTGCTGCCGACCCTGTACGGCATCGATGCGTCGCCTCTCGCGTTCAGCGACGAGAAGGGCAACGTGGGCGTGCTGAACACCGTCGACAACAGCTGGACCGAGCGCATCGCGCGGGTCGCCTGCGTGGAGATGGGGTGTTCCGTGATGATCTCCGGTTTCCGGATGTCGGGGGCACAGGCGCGCGAGGCCCTGGTCGCGGACTCCCTGTCGCTGTGCCGCGAGATCGGTGAGGGCATCGACTCGGCTCGGGAGGCCAAGACGGATCCGGTCGCGCAGGTGGTCGCCCTTCTCGGCGGACGCGAGCTCTTCGACGGCAAGGTCGTCGACGTCGAGCGCGCGACCACGACGGGCTTCGCCCGCGGGAGGGCGAGGATCGAGGGTGTCGACTCGGCGCTCGAACTGTCGTTCCAGAACGAACACCTCATCGCGACGCTCGACGGACAGACCCTCGTGACGACACCGGACCTCATCATCGTGCTCGATCACGACTCGGGGGAGCCGATCACGACGGAGGGGCTGCGGTACGGCCAGCGGGTGCGCGTCATCGCCGCGCCGAGCGACGAGCGCTGGCACGGGGCTGCCGCGCTGGCCATGGTCGGGCCCGGCTACTTCGGGTACGACCTCCCTTCCCACCGCTTCGACGGTCGGGTCGAGACCATCGCCGAAGAGGATGCCGCGTGA
- a CDS encoding DUF917 domain-containing protein — MSWQLTSADLPDLARGATLLGTGGGGDPYIGKMLVEQVLGDRSITILDPEDLTDDMFVIPTAQMGAPTVMIEKIPAGFEATLALRTLEEHLGRTADATMPIECGGINSMIPLMVAAETGLPVVDADGMGRAFPELSMETFAVYGVHGSPLALAGERGERVIIDTGDDDRQMEWLARGITIRLGGVGHIAEYAMSGADVKRTAVPRTISMALALGRTIRLAREAHRSPFEAIAETLSTTLYPHVRELFVGKVTDVERRTTEGFARGTAIVSASDPTSDDRLEISFQNENLIARRNGEVVAIVPDLICVVDHESAEPITTEGLRYGQRVRVLGISTPEMMRTPEALQAFGPTAFGLTEPFSPVETAGERRA, encoded by the coding sequence GTGAGCTGGCAGCTGACCAGCGCGGACCTGCCCGATCTCGCCCGTGGGGCCACGCTCCTCGGAACCGGCGGCGGCGGCGATCCGTATATCGGCAAGATGCTCGTCGAACAGGTCCTCGGCGATCGGTCCATCACGATCCTCGACCCGGAGGATCTGACCGACGACATGTTCGTGATCCCAACGGCGCAGATGGGGGCGCCGACCGTGATGATCGAGAAGATCCCGGCGGGCTTCGAGGCCACGCTCGCCCTGCGCACGCTCGAGGAGCACCTCGGGCGGACGGCCGATGCGACGATGCCGATCGAATGCGGGGGCATCAACTCGATGATCCCGCTCATGGTGGCCGCCGAGACGGGCCTTCCGGTCGTCGACGCCGACGGGATGGGGCGCGCGTTCCCCGAGCTCTCGATGGAGACCTTCGCCGTCTACGGCGTGCACGGCTCCCCTCTCGCCCTCGCCGGCGAGCGGGGCGAGCGCGTGATCATCGACACCGGTGACGACGACCGGCAGATGGAATGGCTGGCGCGGGGGATCACCATCAGGCTCGGGGGCGTCGGGCACATCGCGGAGTACGCGATGTCGGGCGCGGATGTGAAGCGCACGGCGGTCCCGCGCACGATCTCGATGGCGCTCGCGCTGGGGCGGACGATCCGCCTGGCCAGAGAGGCACATCGATCGCCTTTCGAAGCCATCGCGGAGACGCTCTCTACGACCCTCTACCCGCATGTGCGCGAGCTGTTCGTCGGGAAGGTCACCGACGTGGAGCGCCGCACGACCGAGGGGTTCGCCAGAGGGACTGCCATCGTCTCGGCATCCGATCCCACGAGCGATGATCGACTCGAGATCTCGTTCCAGAACGAGAACCTCATCGCGCGCCGCAACGGCGAGGTCGTCGCCATCGTGCCCGACCTCATCTGCGTGGTCGACCACGAGTCCGCCGAACCCATCACGACCGAGGGTCTGCGCTACGGGCAGAGGGTGCGTGTGCTCGGTATTTCGACACCCGAGATGATGCGCACGCCCGAGGCCCTGCAGGCGTTCGGGCCGACGGCATTCGGGCTGACCGAGCCCTTCTCCCCGGTGGAGACAGCGGGGGAGCGGCGAGCCTAG
- a CDS encoding DUF917 family protein translates to MPVTLELDSLPPLAAGFALLGSGGGGGTTMLELVLRDSPDWPITLHDVDDLDPDLPVLGAAFVGSTILLGERLPGADPFARLIAAAERWLGHHVPVVCSLEGGGLNGLAPFTLAGERMIVDADLTGRAVPALDQMSLLVDGVPNIIVTCDTGAGGVALVETDRAIDIERIVRAATVQAGGAGGMVFAGFTVEDLREHSVVGNAAHALKLGQAFLSAATGPLGDLAGALGGRLLAEGRITAIEIDERDPHVTVFGIEGSAGEVHRLVARSESLALMTDGRLEAAAPDLVVVLDAISRDILEVPHLSMGRYVAVAHLDGPEWWSQSAERLRHVVPSAYGLAELDGPR, encoded by the coding sequence ATGCCGGTCACCCTCGAGCTCGACAGCCTCCCCCCGCTGGCAGCCGGGTTCGCGCTGCTCGGCTCCGGTGGCGGCGGGGGCACGACGATGCTCGAGCTCGTGCTGAGGGACTCCCCGGACTGGCCGATCACGCTGCACGACGTCGATGACCTGGATCCTGACCTCCCGGTCCTCGGGGCAGCCTTCGTCGGCTCGACCATCCTCCTCGGCGAACGGCTCCCGGGAGCCGATCCCTTCGCACGGCTGATCGCCGCGGCGGAGCGCTGGCTGGGCCATCACGTGCCGGTCGTCTGCTCGCTCGAGGGCGGAGGCCTCAACGGCCTCGCGCCTTTCACACTGGCCGGCGAACGGATGATCGTCGACGCCGATCTGACCGGCCGCGCGGTCCCGGCACTCGATCAGATGTCGCTCCTGGTCGACGGCGTGCCGAACATCATCGTCACCTGCGACACGGGCGCCGGCGGCGTGGCCCTCGTCGAGACCGACCGGGCGATCGACATCGAACGCATCGTGCGAGCGGCGACGGTCCAGGCGGGCGGCGCCGGAGGCATGGTCTTCGCGGGCTTCACCGTCGAAGACCTGCGCGAACACTCGGTCGTCGGCAATGCCGCGCACGCGCTGAAACTGGGGCAGGCCTTCCTCTCCGCAGCGACCGGACCGCTCGGCGATCTCGCGGGGGCGCTGGGTGGACGCCTGCTCGCGGAGGGGCGCATCACCGCGATCGAGATCGACGAGCGGGACCCGCATGTGACCGTCTTCGGCATCGAAGGGAGCGCGGGAGAGGTGCACCGGCTCGTCGCCCGGTCCGAGAGCCTCGCGCTGATGACCGACGGCAGGCTCGAAGCCGCGGCCCCCGATCTGGTCGTCGTGCTCGACGCGATCTCGCGCGACATCCTGGAGGTTCCGCACCTGTCGATGGGGCGATACGTCGCCGTGGCCCACCTGGACGGACCGGAGTGGTGGTCGCAATCCGCCGAGCGCCTCCGCCATGTGGTCCCCTCCGCGTACGGGCTGGCTGAACTGGACGGACCGAGATGA
- a CDS encoding PucR family transcriptional regulator yields MTDALLLSALLAHPENGGVRAIAGPEDVEWTGVVVESDETRLPSDGTGRLVVLTESPPDRSWQQDALIRRTRDRGFRALAVPRADAFGAGTRALAERLGFTVLHVDRPIQLAKACWQLVEARDALALHYVRKVAQSIEYHADSLTDLLRHLSSSVRHGVALLDAEGVLLESGGALAPDVHASIDFTPWLDIVRVPAGSAASVRVDSPSREGLRLAFFGEGLDERQVGALAVAAEVAMPAVAARILIDEVNEVNDASVSSGVLRDFVDLRGTPDLDVERRMLERGWRTSGYHLGFRIIGRTRVDTLQLLRFVIGELGRISVDSHATTSGRGVTGWLTFTDPPAPPQIEQHVASLRELHVAARRSFNVATGVGSVANGSAGLTTSLSEASDASKIAVNRSTTSWFVRVDGLGLERLLLAWTGNDTFVPAAQSLLAPLQEGRGELLTTLSAYLDHESALAPTAAALGLHRNTVASRVHRAQELLGVDMGDPEVRLALHLACRAVR; encoded by the coding sequence ATGACCGACGCGCTCCTGCTGAGTGCTCTGCTCGCGCACCCAGAGAACGGCGGCGTGCGTGCGATCGCCGGGCCGGAGGATGTCGAGTGGACGGGCGTCGTCGTGGAGTCGGACGAGACGCGGCTCCCCTCCGACGGGACCGGACGCCTCGTGGTCCTCACGGAATCGCCGCCCGATCGTTCCTGGCAGCAGGACGCGCTCATCCGCCGCACGCGTGATCGTGGATTCCGAGCGCTCGCCGTGCCGCGGGCGGATGCCTTCGGTGCCGGTACCCGTGCGCTCGCCGAGCGGCTCGGGTTCACGGTGCTGCACGTCGATCGCCCCATCCAGCTCGCGAAGGCCTGCTGGCAGCTCGTCGAGGCGCGGGACGCTCTGGCTCTGCACTACGTGCGGAAGGTGGCGCAGTCGATCGAGTACCACGCCGACAGCCTCACCGATCTGCTGCGGCATCTCTCCTCGAGCGTGCGGCACGGAGTCGCCCTGCTCGATGCCGAGGGCGTGCTCCTCGAATCCGGGGGTGCGCTGGCTCCCGATGTGCACGCCTCCATCGACTTCACTCCGTGGCTCGACATCGTGCGCGTGCCCGCCGGCTCCGCAGCATCCGTGCGTGTCGACAGCCCCAGCAGAGAAGGGCTGCGGCTCGCGTTCTTCGGCGAGGGGCTCGACGAGCGGCAGGTCGGGGCGCTCGCGGTCGCCGCCGAGGTGGCGATGCCCGCCGTCGCCGCCCGCATCCTGATCGATGAGGTCAACGAGGTCAACGACGCGTCGGTGTCGTCGGGAGTCCTCCGCGATTTCGTCGATCTGCGCGGCACCCCGGATCTCGATGTGGAGCGCCGCATGCTCGAGCGCGGATGGCGCACGAGCGGGTACCACCTCGGGTTCCGCATCATCGGGCGCACCCGCGTCGACACCCTGCAGCTCCTCCGGTTCGTCATCGGCGAGCTCGGCCGCATCTCCGTCGACTCGCACGCGACCACGAGTGGTCGAGGCGTGACGGGATGGTTGACCTTCACGGATCCGCCGGCACCGCCCCAGATCGAGCAGCACGTCGCGTCGTTGCGAGAGTTGCATGTCGCCGCCCGTCGCTCGTTCAACGTCGCGACCGGCGTCGGCTCGGTGGCGAACGGCTCCGCGGGACTCACGACGTCGTTGAGCGAGGCGTCAGACGCGTCGAAGATCGCGGTGAACCGCTCGACCACGAGCTGGTTCGTCCGTGTCGACGGACTCGGGCTCGAGCGGCTCCTGCTCGCGTGGACCGGCAACGACACGTTCGTCCCGGCGGCGCAGTCGCTCCTCGCGCCGTTGCAGGAGGGTCGCGGCGAGCTGCTCACCACCCTGTCGGCGTACCTGGATCATGAGTCGGCTCTCGCCCCGACCGCGGCCGCTCTCGGCCTCCACCGCAACACCGTCGCGAGTCGCGTGCATCGCGCGCAGGAGCTGCTCGGCGTGGACATGGGCGATCCCGAGGTCCGGCTGGCGCTGCATCTCGCCTGCCGCGCGGTGCGCTGA
- a CDS encoding ROK family protein, translated as MTEVSADLGTGRASVGAVLDFAWAAGEFTATEVMAGTSLTRSTAIDAMDTLLDAALLRELPNARAVGSYRSGRPARRFALSPDLGVVVGIDAGDTHLAVTVADPLETTLVHHRVEVDPTHSAEERRATIISALGAALAEARVPREHVLALCVGVAAPVDRNGISPPHPDGFWERTNPGLAEALRDWAPVVEIKNDAQLAAIAEGAVGAASGCRDYVALLASERFGGGVVVDGHVLHGAHGGVGEGVVFDHIIGVGSAFGLSYSVRNHAQAAVDAGEIASDSAVGRIVAAERIDPRLVLTLAASGDEDAMLVTDRVGATVARVVGVLGSMYDPARVIVCGAVAESVEPVLAAARRMLPGELHLPAPELLASELGAEVVSIGAVATARRAAREQAVPRLAEQRLRVRA; from the coding sequence GTGACAGAAGTCTCGGCGGATCTCGGCACCGGGCGCGCAAGCGTCGGGGCGGTGCTCGACTTCGCCTGGGCGGCGGGCGAGTTCACGGCGACCGAGGTCATGGCCGGCACCTCGCTCACACGCTCCACGGCAATCGACGCCATGGACACGCTGCTCGACGCCGCGCTGCTGCGCGAGCTGCCGAACGCCCGCGCCGTCGGCAGCTACCGGTCCGGCCGTCCGGCACGCCGCTTCGCCCTCTCCCCCGATCTCGGCGTCGTCGTCGGCATCGATGCGGGCGACACCCACCTCGCGGTGACGGTCGCCGATCCGCTCGAGACGACGCTCGTGCACCACCGCGTCGAGGTCGACCCGACCCACTCTGCCGAGGAGCGGCGTGCGACGATCATCTCCGCCCTGGGCGCGGCGCTAGCGGAAGCCCGCGTGCCCCGCGAGCATGTTCTGGCCCTGTGCGTGGGAGTCGCCGCCCCGGTGGATCGCAACGGCATCTCGCCGCCGCATCCCGACGGCTTCTGGGAGCGGACCAACCCGGGGCTGGCCGAAGCCCTGCGCGACTGGGCGCCGGTCGTCGAGATCAAGAACGACGCGCAGCTGGCGGCCATCGCCGAGGGTGCCGTCGGAGCGGCGAGCGGATGCCGCGACTACGTCGCCCTGCTCGCGAGCGAGCGCTTCGGCGGCGGGGTGGTCGTGGACGGCCACGTCCTGCACGGTGCACACGGCGGCGTCGGCGAGGGCGTCGTGTTCGATCACATCATCGGCGTCGGTTCGGCGTTCGGGCTCTCCTACTCGGTGCGAAACCACGCGCAGGCCGCAGTCGACGCAGGCGAGATCGCCAGCGACAGCGCCGTCGGGCGCATCGTCGCGGCGGAGCGCATCGACCCCCGGCTCGTGCTGACCCTCGCCGCGTCAGGCGACGAGGACGCGATGCTCGTCACGGATCGCGTCGGCGCCACGGTCGCCCGCGTAGTGGGGGTGCTCGGCAGCATGTACGACCCGGCGCGCGTGATCGTGTGCGGGGCGGTCGCCGAGAGCGTCGAGCCCGTGCTCGCGGCAGCGCGTCGGATGCTCCCCGGAGAGCTGCACCTGCCGGCGCCGGAACTCCTGGCTTCGGAGCTCGGCGCCGAGGTCGTGTCGATCGGCGCCGTCGCCACCGCCCGCCGTGCCGCGCGCGAGCAGGCGGTGCCGAGGCTCGCGGAGCAGCGTCTCCGCGTGCGCGCGTAG